A window of the Malaclemys terrapin pileata isolate rMalTer1 chromosome 6, rMalTer1.hap1, whole genome shotgun sequence genome harbors these coding sequences:
- the SMAD4 gene encoding mothers against decapentaplegic homolog 4 — protein MDNMSITNTPTSNDACLSIVHSLMCHRQGGESETFAKRAIESLVKKLKEKKDELDSLITAITTNGAHPSKCVTIQRTLDGRLQVAGRKGFPHVIYARLWRWPDLHKNELKHVKYCQYAFDLKCDSVCVNPYHYERVVSPGIDLSGLTLQSSAPSSMLVKDEYVHDFEGQSLSTAEGHSVQTIQHPPSNRASTETYSTPAMLAPTESSTTSTTNFPNIPVASTSQPTSILTGSHSDGLLQIASGPQPGTQQNGFTAQPATYHHNSTTTWTGSRTAAYTPTIPHHQNGHLQHHPPMPHPGHYWPVHNELAFQPPISNHPAPEYWCSIAYFEMDVQVGETFKVPSSCPVVTVDGYVDPSGGDRFCLGQLSNVHRTEAIERARLHIGKGVQLECKGEGDVWVRCLSDHAVFVQSYYLDREAGRAPGDAVHKIYPSAYIKVFDLRQCHRQMQQQAATAQAAAAAQAAAVAGNIPGPGSVGGIAPAISLSAAAGIGVDDLRRLCILRMSFVKGWGPDYPRQSIKETPCWIEIHLHRALQLLDEVLHTMPIADPQPLD, from the exons ATGGACAATATGTCTATTACTAACACACCAACAAGTAATGATGCTTGTCTGAGCATTGTTCACAGCTTGATGTGCCATCGGCAAGGTGGAGAGAGTGAAACTTTTGCAAAACGAGCAATTGAAAGCTTAGTTAAAAAGCTAAAGGAGAAAAAAGATGAATTGGATTCTTTGATTACAGCTATAACTACAAATGGAGCTCATCCTAGTAAATGTGTTACGATACAGAGAACATTGGATGGAAGGCTTCAG GTGGCTGGTCGTAAAGGGTTCCCTCACGTGATCTATGCTCGTCTTTGGAGATGGCCTGATCTTCACAAAAATGAACTCAAGCATGTTAAATATTGTCAGTATGCTTTTGACCTAAAATGTGACAGTGTCTGTGTGAATCCTTACCATTATGAGCGAGTAGTGTCACCTGGCATTG atctttCAGGACTGACATTGCAGAGTTCTG CTCCATCAAGTATGTTGGTGAAAGATGAATATGTTCATGACTTCGAGGGACAGTCATTATCTACAGCTGAAGGCCATTCGGTCCAGACCATCCAGCATCCACCAAGTAACAGGGCTTCTACTGAGACTTACAGCACCCCAGCTATGTTAGCTCCTACTGAGTCTAGCACTACCAGCACCACTAACTTTCCCAACATTCCTGTGGCTTCCACAA GTCAGCCAACCAGTATATTGACAGGTAGCCATAGTGATGGACTCTTACAGATTGCTTCAGGGCCTCAGCCAGGAACGCAGCAGAATGGGTTTACAGCTCAGCCAGCTACTTACCATCACA atAGTACAACAACTTGGACTGGAAGTCGAACGGCAGCCTACACACCTACTATACCTCACCACCAGAATGGACATCTTCAGCATCACCCACCTATGCCCCATCCTGGACATTACT ggccagttCACAATGAACTTGCATTCCAGCCTCCTATATCAAATCATCCTG CTCCGGAGTACTGGTGTTCAATTGCTTACTTTGAAATGGATGTGCAGGTTGGGGAGACATTTAAAGTCCCTTCAAGTTGTCCAGTTGTTACTGTTGATGGATATGTAGACCCTTCTGGAGGAGACCGCTTTTGCCTGGGCCAGCTTTCTAATGTACACAGAACAGAAGCCATTGAAAGAGCAAG gTTGCACATAGGTAAAGGGGTGCAGTTGGAATGTAAAGGTGAAGGCGACGTGTGGGTTAGGTGCCTCAGTGACCATGCAGTCTTCGTCCAGAGTTACTACTTGGATAGAGAAGCAGGGCGTGCACCAGGAGATGCAGTTCACAAGATTTACCCAAGTGCATATATAAAG gtgtttgATTTACGCCAATGTCATCGTCAGATGCAGCAGCAGGCTGCCACTGCACAAGCTGCAGCCGctgcccaggctgcagcagtAGCTGGAAACATCCCTGGACCAGGATCAGTAGGTGGAATAGCCCCAGCGATCA GTTTGTCAGCTGCTGCTGGAATCGGTGTAGATGATCTTCGACGCTTATGCATACTCAGGATGAGTTTTGTGAAAGGTTGGGGACCTGATTACCCAAGACAGAGCATCAAAGAAACACCCTGTTGGATTGAAATTCATTTACACCGGGCCCTCCAGCTTCTAGATGAAGTACTTCATACCATGCCTATTGCAGACCCCCAACCTCTGGACTGA